A stretch of Ipomoea triloba cultivar NCNSP0323 chromosome 13, ASM357664v1 DNA encodes these proteins:
- the LOC116001225 gene encoding uncharacterized protein LOC116001225: MLRCRKPGCYKWSSKDRKRNNLDNIAKDLLFRAIDETIFPRVRKCKMAKEVWNTLMLIGEGDEQEKENKLTVAMKKFEDFKMRPGESIDSIESRFTKLTTEISDLEKEIPQKELNLKVLRGLTKEWEVKEIHEEESREQH, translated from the exons atgttaAGGTGTAGAaaaccggggtgttacaaatggTCAAGCAAAGATAGGAAGAGAAataaccttgacaacattgccaaggatctCCTCTTCAGAGCCATAGATGAGACTATCTTCCCCAGAGTGAGAAAATGCAAAATGGCCAAAGAGGTATGGAATACCTTAATGCTGATAGGTGAAGGAGACGAacaagaaaaggagaacaagctcaccgtggccatgaagaagtttgaagattTCAAGATGAggccaggggaaagcatcgacagcatagAGTCTCGGTTCACGAAGCTTACAACCGAGATCAGCGATCTTGAGAAGGAAATACCACAGAAAGAGCTAAATCTGAAGGTTCTACGTGGCctaaccaaggagtgggaagtgAAA gaaattcatgaagaAGAATCCAGAGAGCAACAttag